The Clostridia bacterium genome window below encodes:
- a CDS encoding septum formation initiator family protein has product MQKLQDLLKAVHGWRRRLATMAVLLLAGMLGFHVLFGANGWVVFRQKVREHESLQKEVRQVQLENERLETQIKNLKTDPNTIEKEAREQLKYARPGEVVYVMPERKEKPVTATAEKH; this is encoded by the coding sequence ATGCAGAAGCTGCAAGACTTGTTGAAGGCAGTGCACGGCTGGCGTCGCCGACTTGCGACGATGGCGGTGTTGCTGCTGGCTGGAATGCTGGGATTCCACGTACTGTTCGGCGCGAACGGCTGGGTAGTCTTCCGCCAAAAGGTGCGGGAACACGAGAGTTTGCAGAAGGAAGTGCGCCAGGTGCAGTTGGAAAATGAGCGCCTGGAGACGCAGATCAAGAACCTGAAAACCGATCCGAATACGATCGAGAAGGAAGCGCGCGAACAGTTGAAATACGCGCGGCCCGGCGAGGTTGTGTACGTCATGCCGGAGCGCAAAGAGAAGCCAGTAACCGCAACGGCGGAGAAGCACTAA
- a CDS encoding acyltransferase, whose amino-acid sequence MQQVHTPIRPRRDLTGAGDAVAVPLPSAASKSLLPSYIPELDGLRGLAIAAVVIYHCHDKLRFLHLDSITQWGWVGVNLFFVLSGFLITGIIADSRQQPNFFRNFYARRGLRIWPVYLLLLLLNYVVVPLVFGSFWWAWHEVKGAPWAYYLLFIQNLFFIAIPGTVGPTWSLAIEEQFYILWAPIARFFRAAFLIPVLAVVIIGSPVIRMFAGAHLTPTHTLIHLDGLAVGSLIALGLRSARLSESTWRTIARVALALGVIGAIIMLFHGWALTDSFLAIGFGGMLLTAIAANRSPNAYGSFLKLRPLKFLGTISYGLYMTHILVFVVIGAFDARMEQYGALGNLAIVVVRLVLSISAATLLWYGFERPILALKHRFFAPKPKSTAHATPVNTLIAAPEPIAAD is encoded by the coding sequence GTGCAGCAGGTTCACACCCCCATTCGCCCGCGCAGAGACCTCACAGGCGCGGGCGACGCTGTTGCTGTTCCGCTGCCATCAGCGGCTTCCAAATCTCTGCTCCCGTCCTATATTCCTGAACTGGATGGCCTGCGTGGGCTTGCCATCGCCGCCGTTGTCATCTATCACTGCCACGACAAGCTTCGATTTCTGCATCTCGATTCGATCACGCAGTGGGGCTGGGTCGGCGTCAACCTTTTCTTCGTTCTCTCTGGATTCCTCATCACCGGGATCATCGCCGACTCGCGCCAGCAGCCGAACTTCTTCCGCAATTTTTACGCTCGCCGCGGACTTCGCATCTGGCCCGTGTACCTTCTGCTTCTGCTGCTCAACTACGTCGTTGTCCCCTTGGTTTTCGGAAGCTTCTGGTGGGCCTGGCACGAAGTGAAGGGCGCGCCCTGGGCCTACTACTTGCTGTTCATCCAGAATCTCTTCTTCATCGCGATACCCGGCACCGTCGGTCCCACCTGGTCGCTCGCCATTGAAGAACAGTTCTATATCCTGTGGGCACCCATCGCACGCTTCTTCCGCGCGGCGTTTCTAATACCAGTTCTGGCCGTCGTAATCATCGGCTCGCCAGTGATACGCATGTTCGCCGGAGCACATCTCACGCCAACCCACACGCTCATCCACCTGGACGGCCTCGCCGTGGGATCGCTTATCGCACTCGGGTTGCGCTCTGCGCGCCTGTCCGAATCGACTTGGCGCACCATTGCCCGCGTTGCGCTTGCGTTGGGCGTGATCGGCGCCATCATCATGCTCTTCCACGGATGGGCGCTCACGGACTCGTTCCTTGCGATAGGTTTTGGAGGGATGCTGCTGACGGCCATTGCCGCGAATCGATCGCCAAATGCCTACGGCAGCTTCTTGAAGCTGCGTCCGCTCAAGTTTCTCGGCACCATCAGCTACGGACTTTATATGACGCACATTCTGGTCTTCGTAGTGATCGGCGCTTTCGACGCGCGCATGGAACAGTACGGCGCGTTGGGGAATCTGGCCATCGTCGTCGTTCGCCTCGTGCTCTCTATCTCAGCTGCAACGCTGCTCTGGTACGGTTTTGAACGCCCGATCCTGGCGCTGAAGCATCGCTTCTTTGCCCCGAAACCCAAGAGCACCGCGCACGCGACCCCCGTTAACACCTTGATCGCCGCCCCGGAACCAATAGCAGCGGACTGA
- a CDS encoding thiazole synthase — MDSLVIAGKAFSSRLIVGTGKYKDGPETAAAIAASGAEMVTVAVRRVNLDRSKESLLDFIDPKKYFLLPNTAGCYTADEAIRAARLGREVGLSDWVKIEVIGDQKTLYPDVSATIEATKVLVKEGFTVLPYTSDDPVVALRLLDAGASVIMPLGAPIGSGLGIQNVANLRILRELITTVPLVVDAGVGTPSDATLAMELGYDAVLMNTGIAGAKDPVTMADAMKHAVIAGRLGYSAGRMPKKLYATASSPVEGVSR, encoded by the coding sequence ATGGACTCATTGGTAATTGCAGGTAAGGCATTCTCCTCGCGCCTGATCGTCGGAACGGGCAAGTACAAGGACGGGCCTGAAACGGCCGCTGCCATCGCCGCCAGCGGCGCAGAGATGGTCACCGTCGCCGTCCGCCGCGTCAATCTGGACCGCAGCAAGGAATCACTGCTCGACTTCATCGATCCCAAGAAGTACTTTCTGCTGCCTAACACTGCTGGCTGCTATACGGCTGATGAAGCAATCCGCGCTGCGCGCCTGGGCCGCGAAGTTGGACTGAGCGATTGGGTCAAAATCGAAGTCATTGGCGACCAGAAGACGCTTTATCCCGACGTTTCGGCCACGATCGAAGCCACCAAGGTTCTTGTGAAGGAAGGCTTCACTGTACTGCCTTACACCAGCGATGATCCGGTCGTTGCGCTTCGCCTGCTCGACGCCGGTGCTTCTGTCATCATGCCGCTCGGAGCTCCAATCGGCAGCGGCCTCGGCATACAAAACGTCGCCAACCTGCGCATTCTGCGCGAACTGATTACCACCGTGCCTCTCGTGGTCGATGCCGGAGTCGGCACGCCGTCGGACGCAACGCTCGCAATGGAACTCGGCTATGACGCCGTCCTCATGAACACCGGCATCGCCGGTGCCAAGGATCCCGTCACCATGGCCGACGCCATGAAGCACGCTGTCATTGCCGGACGCTTGGGCTACTCGGCCGGCCGCATGCCTAAAAAACTTTACGCCACGGCCAGCTCTCCTGTTGAGGGAGTGTCGCGCTAG